A single genomic interval of Mycobacterium sp. DL592 harbors:
- a CDS encoding acyl-CoA dehydrogenase family protein, with the protein MNIWTNPERQQLRQTVRSFAEREILPHAADWELAGELPRDLHRRAADAGLLGTEFPESVGGGGGDAADSVLICEGLHEAGTPGGVFASLFTCGIAVPHMVASGDEYLIEKFVRPTLGGELIGSLAITEPGGGSDVGHLRTAAVRDGDHYVVNGAKTFITSGVRADYVVTAVRTGGPGAAGVSLLVVEKGTPGFEVSRKLDKMGWRSSDTAELSYTDARVPVANLVGAENTGFAQIAAAFVSERIGLAAQAYSSAQRCLDLTVQWCRDRETFGRPLISRQAVQNTLAEMARRIDVARVYSRHIVERQLSAGAAGSATSDSSTNLIAEVCFAKNTAVEAGEWVAHQAVQLFGGMGYMTESEVERQYRDMRILGIGGGTTEILTGLAAKALGYQS; encoded by the coding sequence GTGAATATCTGGACCAACCCGGAGCGCCAGCAGCTTCGTCAGACGGTGCGCAGCTTCGCCGAACGCGAGATCCTGCCGCACGCCGCCGACTGGGAGCTCGCCGGTGAACTCCCCCGCGATCTGCACCGCCGGGCCGCCGACGCGGGGCTGCTCGGCACCGAGTTCCCCGAGTCGGTCGGCGGCGGCGGTGGCGATGCCGCCGACTCGGTGCTCATCTGTGAGGGGCTGCACGAAGCTGGCACGCCCGGTGGCGTTTTCGCCTCGCTGTTCACCTGCGGGATCGCGGTTCCGCATATGGTCGCCTCCGGCGACGAGTACCTCATCGAGAAGTTCGTGCGGCCCACCTTGGGCGGTGAGCTGATCGGGTCGCTGGCCATCACCGAGCCCGGCGGCGGTTCGGACGTCGGGCATCTGCGGACCGCCGCGGTGCGTGACGGCGACCACTATGTGGTCAACGGCGCCAAGACCTTCATCACCTCCGGGGTGCGGGCCGACTACGTCGTCACCGCGGTGCGCACCGGCGGCCCCGGCGCGGCCGGGGTGTCACTGCTCGTCGTTGAGAAGGGCACACCGGGATTCGAGGTGTCACGCAAGCTGGACAAGATGGGCTGGCGATCCTCGGACACCGCAGAGCTGTCCTACACCGATGCCCGCGTGCCGGTCGCCAACCTGGTGGGCGCCGAGAACACCGGCTTCGCCCAGATCGCCGCCGCGTTCGTCTCCGAGCGGATCGGGCTTGCCGCGCAGGCATATTCGTCGGCTCAGCGCTGCCTGGACCTGACCGTGCAGTGGTGCCGGGACCGCGAGACCTTCGGCCGTCCCCTGATCTCCCGCCAAGCCGTGCAGAACACCCTGGCCGAGATGGCCCGCCGCATCGACGTAGCCCGGGTGTACTCGCGCCATATCGTCGAGCGGCAGTTGTCCGCCGGAGCCGCTGGGTCGGCGACATCAGACTCGAGCACCAACCTGATTGCCGAGGTGTGCTTCGCCAAGAACACCGCCGTCGAAGCCGGCGAATGGGTGGCACACCAGGCCGTCCAACTCTTCGGCGGGATGGGCTACATGACCGAATCCGAAGTCGAACGCCAGTACCGCGACATGCGCATCCTCGGCATCGGCGGCGGCACCACCGAGATTCTCACCGGATTGGCGGCAAAAGCGTTGGGATACCAGTCATGA
- a CDS encoding acyclic terpene utilization AtuA family protein, translating into MRIGNCSGFYGDRIAAMQEMLTDGELDYLTGDYLAELTMLILGRDKMKSPDRGYAKTFLIQLEQCLGLAHDRGVRIVANAGGLNPAALADAVRGLAERLGVPAKVAHVEGDDLLPRAAELQLGSPLTANAYLGAWGIADCLAAGADVVITGRVTDASVVVGPAAAHFGWSRHDYDRLAGAVVAGHVIECGTQATGGNYSFFTEIADLTHPGFPLAEVYEDGSSVITKHAGTSGQVSIGTVTAQLLYEIGGARYANPDATARFDTVTLADDGPDRVRISGVRGEPPPPTLKVSLNSIGGFRNAANFVLTGLDIDAKAALVRHQLDAALTDKPAELQWTLSRTDHADADTEQTASALLTCVVRDPDAKKVGRQFTSAAVELALASYPGFHTTAPPGDGQVYGVFTPGYVPAAEVEHVAVHPDGRRVVIPAATETAELAGTESPQLPEPLTSGPTRRLPLGTIAGARSGDKGGAANIGVWVRTDEQWRWLAHQLTVDALRELLPETTDLPVARHLFPALRAVNFVIDGILGEGVAYNARFDPQAKGLGEWLRSRHVDIPEAIAP; encoded by the coding sequence GTGCGCATCGGCAACTGCTCCGGGTTCTACGGCGATCGCATCGCGGCCATGCAGGAAATGCTCACCGACGGCGAGCTGGACTACCTCACCGGCGACTACCTCGCCGAACTCACCATGCTCATCCTCGGCCGCGACAAGATGAAGAGCCCGGACCGCGGCTATGCCAAGACCTTCCTGATCCAGCTCGAACAGTGCCTGGGTCTGGCCCATGACCGTGGCGTGCGCATCGTCGCCAACGCCGGCGGCCTCAATCCCGCCGCCCTGGCCGACGCGGTGCGCGGGCTGGCCGAGCGCCTCGGGGTCCCGGCGAAGGTCGCCCATGTCGAAGGCGACGATCTGCTGCCCCGCGCCGCCGAACTGCAGTTGGGTTCGCCGCTGACAGCCAACGCCTACCTGGGTGCGTGGGGCATCGCGGACTGCCTGGCCGCGGGCGCCGACGTCGTCATCACCGGACGGGTGACCGATGCGTCGGTGGTGGTCGGTCCTGCCGCGGCGCATTTCGGATGGTCCCGCCACGACTACGACCGGCTGGCCGGCGCGGTGGTGGCCGGCCACGTCATCGAATGCGGCACGCAGGCCACGGGCGGAAACTATTCGTTCTTCACCGAGATCGCCGACCTGACGCACCCCGGGTTCCCCCTCGCCGAGGTCTACGAGGACGGCTCCTCGGTGATCACCAAGCATGCGGGTACCAGTGGACAGGTCAGCATCGGCACGGTCACCGCGCAGCTGCTCTACGAGATCGGCGGGGCGCGCTACGCCAACCCCGATGCGACGGCGCGCTTCGACACCGTCACGCTGGCCGACGACGGCCCCGACCGGGTGCGGATCAGCGGGGTGCGGGGTGAGCCGCCGCCACCGACGCTGAAGGTCTCACTCAACAGCATCGGCGGGTTCCGCAATGCGGCGAACTTCGTGCTGACCGGTCTGGACATCGACGCCAAGGCCGCCCTGGTGCGCCACCAACTCGACGCGGCACTCACCGACAAGCCGGCCGAACTGCAGTGGACGCTCAGCCGCACCGATCACGCCGACGCCGACACCGAGCAGACGGCCAGCGCTCTCCTGACGTGCGTGGTCCGCGATCCGGACGCCAAGAAGGTCGGACGCCAATTCACTTCTGCTGCAGTCGAACTCGCCCTCGCAAGCTATCCGGGCTTCCATACCACCGCGCCGCCGGGCGACGGGCAGGTCTACGGGGTGTTCACCCCCGGCTATGTGCCGGCCGCCGAGGTCGAGCATGTGGCCGTGCACCCCGACGGCCGCCGCGTCGTCATCCCCGCGGCCACCGAGACCGCCGAACTCGCCGGCACCGAATCCCCACAGCTTCCAGAACCGTTGACATCTGGGCCCACCCGCCGCCTGCCGCTGGGCACCATCGCCGGCGCCCGCAGCGGCGACAAGGGCGGCGCGGCCAACATCGGCGTCTGGGTACGCACCGACGAGCAGTGGCGCTGGCTGGCCCACCAGCTGACCGTCGACGCGCTGCGCGAATTGCTGCCCGAGACAACGGATCTGCCGGTTGCGCGCCACCTGTTTCCCGCTCTGCGGGCGGTGAACTTCGTCATCGACGGAATCCTCGGCGAGGGCGTCGCCTACAACGCCCGTTTCGACCCACAGGCCAAGGGCCTTGGCGAATGGCTGCGCAGCCGCCACGTCGACATCCCGGAGGCGATTGCACCGTGA
- the rpmF gene encoding 50S ribosomal protein L32 produces the protein MAVPKRRMSRSNTRSRRSQWKTEATGLVNVSVAGRAHKVPRRLLKAARLGLIDLDKR, from the coding sequence ATGGCTGTGCCCAAGCGCAGAATGTCGCGCTCGAACACCCGCAGTCGGCGTTCGCAGTGGAAGACCGAAGCCACCGGCTTGGTCAACGTGTCCGTCGCCGGCCGCGCACACAAGGTTCCGCGTCGGCTGCTCAAGGCTGCCCGCCTCGGTCTGATCGACCTCGACAAGCGCTGA
- a CDS encoding response regulator transcription factor: protein MRILVVDDDRAVRESLRRSLSFNGYSVDLAQDGVEALDAIANERPDAVVLDVMMPRLDGLEVCRQLRSTGDDLPILVLTARDSVSERVAGLDAGADDYLPKPFALEELLARMRALLRRTTPDDQSDSAIMTFSDLTLDPVTREVHRGKRAISLTRTEFALLEMLIANPRRVLTRSRILEEVWGFDFPTSGNALEVYVGYLRRKTEAEGEPRLIHTVRGVGYVLRETPP from the coding sequence GTGCGAATCCTTGTGGTGGACGACGATCGCGCCGTGCGCGAGTCGTTACGCCGGTCCCTGTCGTTCAATGGCTACTCCGTCGACCTGGCTCAGGACGGCGTGGAGGCGCTTGACGCGATCGCCAACGAACGGCCCGATGCGGTGGTTCTCGACGTCATGATGCCGCGGCTGGACGGGCTGGAGGTCTGCCGTCAGCTCCGCAGCACCGGCGACGATCTGCCGATCCTGGTGCTGACCGCGCGTGATTCGGTGTCCGAGCGGGTGGCCGGCCTGGACGCCGGTGCCGACGACTATCTGCCCAAGCCGTTCGCCCTCGAAGAGCTGCTGGCCCGGATGCGGGCGCTGCTGCGCCGCACCACGCCCGACGACCAGTCCGACTCGGCGATCATGACGTTCTCCGACCTGACGCTGGACCCGGTGACCCGCGAGGTCCATCGCGGCAAACGCGCCATCAGCCTCACCCGTACCGAGTTCGCGCTGCTGGAGATGCTCATCGCGAACCCCCGGCGAGTGCTCACCCGCAGCCGCATCCTGGAGGAGGTCTGGGGTTTCGATTTCCCCACCTCGGGCAATGCGCTGGAGGTATACGTCGGCTATCTGCGCCGAAAGACCGAAGCGGAAGGAGAACCGCGGCTGATCCACACCGTTCGAGGTGTGGGTTACGTGCTGCGTGAGACACCGCCCTGA
- a CDS encoding HAMP domain-containing sensor histidine kinase produces the protein MWRRSREPRAPEEPSTSLSLRWRVMLLAMSMVAMVVVLMAVAVYAVVSAALYTDIDNQLQSRAQLLIASGSLAADPGKAIEGTAYSDVNAMLVNPGRSIYTANQQGQTLPVGQPEKAVIRGELFMSRRTVSNQRVLAVHLPNGSSLLISKSLAPTNAVMTKLKWVLLAVGGIGVVVAAIAGGTVARTGLRPVGRLTEAAERVARTDDLRPIPVFGSDELARLTETFNTMLRALAESRERQARLVADAGHELRTPLTSLRTNVELLIASSTPGAPQLPDSEMAELRTDVIAQIEELSTLVGDLVDLTRDDAGGVVHEAIDVSEVVDRSLERARRRRIDVVFDVDVIGWEVYGDLAGLSRAVLNLLDNAAKWSPSGGHVGVRLRQVDAAHAELVVSDQGPGIPPQERGLVFERFYRSASARAMPGSGLGLAIVKQVVVKHGGMIRIADTVPGGQPPGTSFFVLLPGRPIVPSTYSDSAESEITAQIPKVHGDMGFSGQKPSAVPSVISVDSQ, from the coding sequence ATGTGGCGGCGCTCGCGGGAACCGCGGGCGCCAGAAGAACCGTCAACTTCGCTGTCCTTGCGATGGCGCGTGATGTTGCTGGCCATGTCGATGGTGGCGATGGTCGTGGTGCTGATGGCAGTCGCCGTGTACGCGGTGGTCTCGGCCGCGCTCTACACCGATATCGACAACCAGCTGCAGAGCCGGGCGCAGCTGCTGATCGCCAGCGGCTCCCTGGCCGCCGACCCGGGCAAGGCCATCGAGGGCACGGCCTACTCCGACGTCAATGCGATGCTGGTCAACCCGGGCCGCTCGATCTACACCGCCAACCAGCAGGGCCAGACGCTGCCCGTCGGACAGCCGGAGAAGGCGGTGATCCGCGGTGAGCTGTTCATGTCCCGGCGCACGGTGTCCAACCAGCGGGTGCTGGCGGTGCACCTGCCCAACGGCAGCTCGCTGCTGATCTCCAAGAGCCTGGCGCCCACCAACGCGGTGATGACCAAGTTGAAGTGGGTGCTACTCGCGGTCGGCGGGATCGGTGTGGTGGTGGCCGCCATCGCCGGCGGAACGGTGGCCCGCACCGGGCTCAGACCGGTCGGGCGGCTCACCGAGGCTGCCGAACGGGTGGCCCGCACCGACGACCTGCGGCCCATCCCCGTCTTCGGCAGCGACGAGCTGGCCCGGCTCACCGAAACGTTCAACACGATGCTGCGTGCGCTGGCGGAGTCAAGGGAGCGCCAGGCCCGCCTGGTCGCCGACGCCGGGCACGAGTTGCGCACACCGTTGACCTCGCTGCGCACCAATGTCGAGCTCCTGATCGCCTCCTCGACACCGGGCGCCCCGCAGCTGCCGGACAGTGAGATGGCCGAACTGCGCACCGACGTCATCGCCCAGATCGAGGAATTGTCCACTCTGGTGGGCGATCTCGTCGATCTCACCCGTGACGATGCCGGCGGCGTCGTCCACGAGGCCATCGATGTCAGCGAGGTCGTCGACCGCAGTCTCGAGCGGGCACGCAGGCGCCGCATCGACGTTGTGTTCGACGTCGACGTGATCGGCTGGGAGGTGTACGGCGATCTCGCGGGCTTGTCCCGGGCGGTTCTCAATCTGCTCGACAATGCGGCCAAGTGGAGCCCGTCGGGCGGGCATGTCGGGGTGCGGCTGCGTCAGGTCGACGCCGCGCACGCCGAACTCGTCGTCTCCGACCAGGGACCTGGAATTCCGCCTCAGGAAAGGGGTCTGGTGTTCGAGCGGTTCTACCGGTCGGCATCGGCCCGTGCCATGCCCGGTTCGGGTCTGGGGCTGGCGATCGTCAAACAGGTCGTGGTCAAACACGGCGGCATGATCCGCATCGCCGATACCGTCCCCGGCGGCCAGCCGCCCGGCACCTCGTTCTTCGTGCTGTTGCCCGGTCGGCCGATCGTCCCGTCGACGTATTCGGATTCGGCTGAGAGCGAAATCACTGCCCAGATCCCGAAAGTACACGGGGACATGGGCTTTTCCGGCCAAAAACCATCGGCTGTGCCGAGTGTTATCTCAGTCGATTCTCAGTAG
- a CDS encoding S1C family serine protease, which produces MTDHPRYSPPQQPGHTTPNPHAAPGYSQHPQAGYQQQYDWRYATAQQPQYRQPYDPYAAVRQGNPATVPVMQPPRQRSRAGALTAGALAIAVVSAGIGGTVVLLAHPDHQPVTSVNNASPNGPANVPAANLPVGSVEQVAAKVVPSVVKLETEFGRQSEEGSGIILSTDGLILTNNHVVAAAVDKGQGGPPAAPPIIPGLPGAPGAPGAPGSPGAPGAPGGPGEPGGAPSGGAPTTTVTFADGRTAPFTVVGTDPASDIAVVRVQGISGLTPITLGSSANLRVGQDVVAVGSPLGLEGTVTTGIVSALNRPVATGGDVKNQNTVLDAIQTDAAINPGNSGGALVNMAGELVGVNSAIATIGGDSPDAQSGSIGLGFAIPVDQAKRIADELISTGTATHASLGVQVSNDATTHGAKIVDVTKGGAADTAGLPSGVVVTKVDDRVIASADALVAAVRSRAPGDKVTLTYTAPTGGDKTVQVTLGKAAQ; this is translated from the coding sequence ATGACCGACCATCCGAGGTACTCGCCGCCGCAGCAGCCCGGCCACACCACGCCGAATCCGCATGCGGCACCGGGGTATTCCCAGCACCCCCAGGCCGGTTATCAGCAGCAGTACGACTGGCGCTACGCCACTGCGCAGCAGCCGCAGTACCGTCAGCCGTACGACCCGTATGCCGCTGTCCGCCAAGGCAATCCGGCCACCGTCCCGGTGATGCAGCCGCCGCGGCAGCGGTCCCGTGCCGGTGCGCTGACAGCGGGCGCATTGGCGATCGCCGTGGTGTCTGCCGGTATCGGCGGCACCGTGGTACTGCTGGCGCACCCCGACCATCAGCCGGTCACCAGCGTCAACAACGCGTCGCCCAACGGTCCGGCCAACGTGCCGGCCGCCAACCTTCCGGTCGGCTCGGTGGAGCAGGTCGCCGCCAAGGTGGTGCCCAGCGTGGTCAAGCTCGAGACCGAGTTCGGCCGCCAGTCCGAGGAGGGCTCGGGCATCATCCTGTCCACCGACGGCCTGATCCTGACCAACAACCACGTCGTCGCCGCGGCCGTAGATAAAGGCCAGGGCGGTCCGCCCGCTGCCCCGCCGATCATTCCGGGCCTGCCCGGCGCTCCTGGCGCCCCCGGTGCCCCGGGTTCTCCCGGTGCCCCGGGTGCCCCCGGCGGGCCCGGTGAACCCGGTGGAGCACCGTCTGGTGGCGCCCCGACCACGACCGTCACCTTCGCGGACGGCCGCACCGCGCCGTTCACCGTGGTGGGCACCGATCCCGCCAGCGATATCGCCGTCGTGCGCGTGCAGGGTATCTCCGGGCTGACCCCCATCACCCTGGGCTCGTCGGCCAACCTGCGGGTCGGCCAGGACGTGGTGGCGGTCGGCTCGCCGCTGGGCCTGGAGGGCACCGTCACCACCGGCATCGTGAGCGCGCTGAACCGCCCGGTGGCCACCGGCGGTGACGTCAAGAATCAGAACACCGTGCTCGACGCCATCCAGACCGACGCGGCGATCAATCCCGGCAACTCCGGCGGCGCGCTGGTGAACATGGCCGGTGAGCTCGTCGGGGTCAACTCGGCGATCGCCACCATCGGCGGCGACTCGCCGGACGCCCAGAGCGGCTCGATCGGCCTCGGCTTTGCCATCCCGGTGGACCAGGCCAAGCGCATCGCCGACGAGCTGATCAGCACCGGCACCGCGACGCACGCGTCCCTGGGTGTGCAGGTCAGCAACGATGCCACCACCCACGGCGCCAAGATCGTCGACGTCACCAAGGGCGGTGCGGCTGATACCGCCGGCCTGCCCAGCGGGGTCGTCGTCACCAAGGTCGACGATCGGGTCATCGCCAGCGCCGACGCGCTGGTGGCGGCCGTCCGGTCACGGGCTCCCGGTGACAAGGTCACGCTGACCTACACCGCGCCCACCGGCGGGGACAAGACAGTGCAGGTCACACTGGGCAAGGCTGCCCAGTGA
- a CDS encoding molybdenum cofactor biosynthesis protein B, whose product MSVAGYTVRSMEQPGELVGRALVVVVDDRTAHGDEEDHSGPLVTELLAEAGFVVDGVVVVSADEIEIRNALNTAVIGGVDLVVSVGGTGVTPRDVTPEATRTILDRELLGIAEALRASGLSAGITDAGLSRGLVGISGSTLVVNIAGSRYAVRDGMATLNPLAAHVIGQLSSLEI is encoded by the coding sequence ATGTCGGTCGCCGGATATACGGTGAGATCCATGGAACAGCCAGGGGAGCTGGTGGGCCGTGCCCTCGTCGTCGTTGTCGACGACCGCACCGCGCACGGCGACGAGGAGGACCACAGCGGGCCGTTGGTCACCGAACTGCTCGCGGAGGCGGGCTTCGTGGTCGACGGAGTAGTTGTGGTCTCGGCCGACGAGATCGAGATCAGGAACGCCCTCAACACCGCCGTCATCGGGGGTGTGGACCTGGTTGTCTCGGTCGGTGGCACCGGCGTCACACCGCGCGACGTCACCCCTGAGGCCACCCGCACCATCCTCGACCGCGAACTTCTCGGCATCGCCGAGGCGCTGCGGGCTTCAGGCCTGTCGGCCGGCATTACCGACGCCGGACTGTCTCGCGGGCTGGTGGGGATCTCCGGCAGCACACTCGTGGTGAACATCGCCGGGTCGCGCTACGCCGTTCGCGACGGCATGGCGACGCTCAATCCGCTCGCCGCACACGTCATCGGCCAGCTGTCGAGCCTGGAGATCTGA
- a CDS encoding MspA family porin — translation MKVIGRVLVALVAAVAAMFVGTGTSHAGLDNQLSLVDGGGRTLTIQQWDTFLDGVFPLDRNRLTREWFHSGKAVYSVVGSGADEFAGTLELGYQVGFPWSLGVGINFSYTTPNILLDDANISPTGFNPLGSIITPNLFPGVSISADLGNGPGIQEVATFSVDVSGPNGSVAVANAHGTVTGAAGGVLLRPFARLISKAGDSVTTYGEPWNMN, via the coding sequence ATGAAGGTAATCGGTCGGGTACTGGTGGCCCTGGTCGCCGCCGTCGCGGCGATGTTCGTCGGGACAGGTACCTCTCACGCAGGTTTGGACAATCAGCTGAGTCTCGTCGACGGCGGTGGCCGTACGTTGACGATTCAGCAGTGGGACACCTTCCTGGACGGCGTGTTCCCCTTGGACCGCAACCGGCTGACCCGTGAGTGGTTCCACTCCGGCAAGGCTGTCTACAGCGTCGTGGGCTCCGGTGCCGACGAGTTCGCGGGCACCTTGGAGCTGGGCTACCAGGTGGGCTTCCCGTGGTCACTCGGTGTGGGTATCAACTTCAGCTACACCACCCCCAACATCCTGCTGGATGACGCGAACATCTCCCCGACGGGTTTCAACCCGCTGGGCTCGATCATCACCCCGAACCTGTTCCCCGGTGTGTCGATCAGCGCTGACCTGGGCAACGGCCCGGGCATCCAGGAAGTCGCCACCTTCTCCGTCGACGTCTCGGGCCCCAACGGCTCGGTGGCGGTGGCCAACGCCCACGGCACCGTCACCGGTGCGGCCGGCGGTGTGCTGCTGCGCCCGTTCGCTCGCCTGATCTCCAAGGCCGGCGACAGCGTCACCACCTACGGCGAACCCTGGAACATGAACTAA